One part of the Sphingobacterium sp. LZ7M1 genome encodes these proteins:
- a CDS encoding C40 family peptidase, whose amino-acid sequence MMIRITALFCTFFCLNNISFAQTDSTIYKKVDQIVQDAKQQFAPDKRTKIVALTQANAINNQYVIESSVAEASNFIKSQTANIPATIRINALPDSTVGQKVHGVVNLSVANFRTKPGNASEMATQAILGTEVDLLQKVDGEYRARTPEGYISYVPASSIAAMDHAALEKWRKLPKLIYTAEFGKSLSQADPKSVRVSDLVYGNILGLLAEEGNYYKVTYPDHRIAFILKDEALTFDKWLGSRELTADNVISSAKTMMGLPYLWGGTSVKGVDCSGFTKTAYYMNGYIIPRDASQQVLAGQKIDILDKDGHFDAKKALKNLKPADLLFFASGKNSNPNARVTHVALYIGNGEFIHSAGTVRINSMLKDAANYDDFQTRTVVAAKRYIGVKDQQVQKIQENPYYNQK is encoded by the coding sequence ATGATGATACGTATCACTGCGCTATTCTGCACATTTTTCTGTTTGAACAATATTTCTTTCGCACAAACAGACTCCACGATCTATAAAAAAGTGGATCAGATCGTACAAGACGCCAAACAACAATTTGCTCCGGATAAACGAACCAAAATCGTTGCCCTTACGCAAGCAAATGCGATCAATAATCAGTATGTCATTGAGTCGAGTGTTGCTGAAGCCAGCAACTTCATCAAGTCTCAAACAGCTAATATTCCTGCAACGATCCGAATCAATGCCCTTCCAGACTCTACCGTAGGTCAAAAAGTTCATGGAGTCGTCAATCTTTCGGTGGCAAACTTTAGAACAAAACCAGGAAATGCCTCTGAAATGGCAACACAGGCCATTCTTGGAACAGAGGTTGACCTGTTGCAAAAAGTTGATGGTGAATATAGAGCAAGAACTCCTGAAGGCTATATTTCATATGTTCCAGCCTCCTCTATTGCAGCAATGGATCATGCCGCTTTAGAAAAATGGAGAAAGCTTCCCAAATTAATCTACACAGCTGAATTTGGAAAATCACTTTCTCAAGCTGACCCAAAAAGTGTCCGGGTTTCTGACCTGGTTTATGGAAATATCCTAGGCTTATTAGCTGAAGAAGGTAACTATTATAAAGTAACTTATCCCGACCATCGTATTGCCTTTATCCTAAAAGATGAAGCATTAACATTCGACAAATGGTTAGGCTCAAGAGAACTGACGGCAGACAATGTGATCAGCAGTGCCAAAACCATGATGGGGCTACCTTATCTTTGGGGCGGAACATCTGTTAAGGGTGTAGATTGCAGTGGTTTTACCAAAACTGCTTATTACATGAATGGCTACATCATCCCGAGAGATGCATCTCAGCAGGTATTGGCTGGTCAAAAAATTGACATCCTAGATAAAGACGGACATTTCGACGCTAAAAAAGCACTTAAAAACTTGAAACCGGCTGATTTATTGTTCTTTGCTTCTGGCAAAAACAGCAATCCTAATGCGCGTGTTACCCACGTTGCCCTATATATTGGAAATGGTGAATTCATACATTCGGCAGGAACCGTTCGTATCAACTCCATGTTGAAAGATGCCGCAAACTACGATGACTTCCAGACCAGGACCGTCGTTGCAGCAAAAAGATATATCGGCGTGAAAGATCAGCAAGTGCAAAAAATACAAGAAAACCCTTACTATAACCAAAAATAA
- a CDS encoding N(4)-(beta-N-acetylglucosaminyl)-L-asparaginase produces MHSRRKFIKQGIIGAASIGTVASAISCQATEKSTKSVRKPIVISTWDFGVAANQAAWEILKKNGRALDAVEAGVKIPEADLKNVTVGKGGYPDRDGHVTLDACIMDELGNCGSVAAMEDIAHPISVARLVMEKTPHVMLVGAGARQFALENGFQAENLLTPSSEEAWKEWLKEKNYKPVMNIENKSFATERLPGNKYNHDTIGMLALDADGNLSGACTTSGMAFKMHGRVGDSPIIGAGLYVDNEVGGATSTGVGEEVIRNVGSFLVVELMRQGYSPEDACKEAVMRIVKKKPEIAKDIQVGFLALNKNGEYGSYALQDGFTFAICDEKQQDLIEKGKFHYKPK; encoded by the coding sequence ATGCATTCAAGAAGAAAATTTATAAAACAAGGTATCATAGGGGCTGCCAGTATAGGTACAGTAGCTTCTGCTATTTCCTGTCAAGCGACAGAGAAATCCACGAAATCGGTTCGTAAACCTATTGTGATTTCCACTTGGGATTTTGGTGTTGCTGCCAATCAAGCTGCTTGGGAAATCCTGAAGAAAAATGGTCGGGCCCTTGATGCGGTCGAAGCAGGTGTGAAAATCCCTGAAGCCGATCTAAAGAATGTAACAGTGGGAAAAGGTGGTTATCCGGACCGTGATGGACATGTGACCTTGGATGCATGTATTATGGATGAGCTTGGTAATTGTGGTTCAGTGGCGGCGATGGAAGATATTGCCCATCCTATCTCGGTAGCGAGATTAGTGATGGAAAAAACGCCACATGTGATGTTGGTTGGTGCCGGAGCAAGGCAATTTGCACTGGAGAATGGATTCCAGGCCGAGAATTTATTGACCCCCAGTTCTGAGGAAGCTTGGAAAGAGTGGTTAAAGGAAAAGAACTACAAACCGGTCATGAACATTGAAAATAAATCATTTGCCACGGAAAGACTGCCGGGAAACAAATATAACCATGATACCATAGGCATGTTGGCCCTAGATGCTGACGGTAATCTTTCTGGAGCCTGCACTACCAGTGGCATGGCTTTTAAAATGCATGGCCGAGTAGGCGACAGTCCAATTATCGGAGCAGGTCTATATGTTGATAATGAGGTTGGAGGAGCTACTTCAACCGGTGTGGGAGAGGAAGTGATCCGGAATGTAGGTAGTTTTCTGGTGGTAGAATTAATGCGTCAAGGTTATTCCCCTGAAGATGCCTGCAAGGAAGCGGTTATGAGGATCGTCAAGAAAAAACCTGAAATTGCCAAAGATATTCAGGTAGGATTTCTAGCCTTAAATAAAAATGGTGAATATGGTTCATATGCATTGCAAGATGGATTTACTTTTGCCATCTGTGATGAAAAACAACAAGATCTGATAGAAAAAGGTAAGTTCCATTACAAGCCGAAATAA
- a CDS encoding DNA/RNA non-specific endonuclease, with protein sequence MIKRLFFVLAVALLFLGSCRKDFSNIQVKQEQSVLFTSKITGQVQTRMSGTQWDEKDSISIFMYQGEALTAGNVIPVGFNKQFLTQRNGNFSPKTSADAIDFPKDKQVKFVAFYPFQRRSDLQRELNISNQQQQATIDYMIGHSANAMGYQQGPVQLNFERLMAKIQVRVKGVGINAVNAKISSLRTEAIFQIDQSQLTPRQVSKDVEGKVLSTGLETVIEWVIFPGKLSGQSVMVFTSNKGDRYTWEIGKLATDYVRGNRYQYSIDLTDDGTVDPNPTVSYMELPVISNSADLEYNFKMTPDRSKRNFSMLYDKKNRVAHWVAYPLSGDYLGGQSRTDNWAYDPSFSNFTQPLLSRGFGIGGIDRGHQIPSADRTKNYAENSTTFYYTNMTAQNSSLNQGLWARLENQIRSWARNSGVDTMYVVTGAGIRDGNAPVEYVKDNRGEDVAKPKYYYKALAVKRGQDYYTIGFYMENKATQASAHFNSYRMTVAELERKTGHRFFPGLPEATKSMINNAIWR encoded by the coding sequence ATGATTAAGAGGTTATTCTTTGTTCTCGCAGTTGCGTTATTGTTTTTGGGTTCATGTCGGAAAGACTTCAGTAATATCCAAGTTAAGCAAGAACAATCTGTTTTGTTTACCAGTAAGATTACTGGCCAGGTTCAGACCCGTATGTCAGGTACGCAATGGGATGAAAAGGATTCCATTTCAATTTTTATGTATCAGGGAGAGGCTCTGACAGCAGGCAATGTGATACCTGTGGGGTTCAATAAACAGTTTTTAACGCAAAGGAACGGGAATTTTTCTCCCAAAACATCGGCAGACGCCATAGATTTTCCCAAGGATAAGCAAGTTAAGTTTGTTGCATTTTATCCTTTTCAACGAAGATCTGATCTGCAGAGGGAATTGAACATATCCAATCAGCAACAACAGGCTACCATTGATTATATGATTGGGCACAGTGCTAATGCCATGGGCTATCAGCAGGGGCCAGTTCAATTGAATTTTGAAAGACTGATGGCCAAGATCCAGGTTCGAGTAAAAGGAGTGGGGATCAATGCGGTTAATGCAAAAATAAGCTCTTTACGGACGGAAGCAATTTTTCAAATTGATCAGTCTCAGTTAACCCCTCGTCAAGTCTCCAAGGACGTGGAGGGTAAGGTCCTGTCTACAGGACTAGAAACGGTAATCGAATGGGTCATTTTTCCTGGAAAATTGAGTGGTCAATCCGTAATGGTGTTTACTAGTAATAAAGGAGATCGTTATACCTGGGAAATTGGCAAGTTGGCAACAGATTATGTGCGGGGAAATAGATACCAGTATAGTATCGATTTGACTGATGATGGTACGGTGGATCCCAACCCGACTGTCTCTTATATGGAATTGCCAGTCATTTCAAATTCAGCAGATCTTGAATATAATTTTAAGATGACTCCTGATCGTTCCAAACGAAATTTTTCAATGCTTTACGACAAGAAAAATAGGGTTGCTCACTGGGTGGCCTATCCATTGAGTGGTGACTATTTAGGGGGGCAGTCTCGTACGGACAATTGGGCCTATGACCCTAGCTTTTCCAACTTTACTCAACCTTTATTATCCAGAGGTTTTGGAATCGGAGGGATAGACCGTGGTCATCAGATCCCGAGTGCAGATAGGACAAAGAATTATGCCGAAAACTCCACGACATTTTATTATACCAATATGACTGCTCAGAACAGCTCATTGAACCAGGGGCTGTGGGCAAGATTGGAAAATCAGATCCGTTCTTGGGCAAGGAATTCGGGGGTGGATACCATGTATGTAGTAACAGGAGCCGGAATCAGGGATGGCAATGCTCCTGTAGAATATGTGAAGGATAATAGAGGTGAGGATGTTGCAAAACCAAAATATTACTATAAGGCTTTGGCCGTAAAAAGGGGGCAGGATTATTATACCATAGGTTTCTATATGGAAAATAAGGCTACGCAGGCCAGTGCCCATTTTAACAGTTATCGCATGACTGTAGCGGAATTGGAAAGGAAGACTGGACATCGCTTTTTTCCGGGGCTTCCGGAAGCGACAAAAAGCATGATCAATAATGCGATCTGGAGATAG